Proteins co-encoded in one Crateriforma spongiae genomic window:
- a CDS encoding ABC transporter ATP-binding protein, translating to MIKTVDLTKKYGDAFAIHSIDLNLAPGDLFGFIGPNGAGKTTTMRIIATLLEPSWGEAYVCDHSVHTQPKEIRRLVGYMPDFFGVYDDMTVVEYLEFFAASYRIKGTDRRKRVDEMLDIVDLDFKRDAYANTLSRGQTQRLGLARTLLHDPQVLLLDEPLSGLDPRARIEMRNLLRKLGQLGKTIIVSSHILPELADVCNKVGIIDKGEMKQNATKDEVIRMVREHTVLEIQPSVRDQMSRIGELLEHHDKIQGIETGDDMLRVVLKRDVTDYADLPRLLIENGIDLKRFTEEELDLESAFMALTKGTSTRM from the coding sequence GCGACGCATTCGCCATTCACAGCATCGACTTGAATTTGGCTCCCGGCGACTTGTTTGGTTTCATCGGCCCCAACGGCGCCGGAAAAACGACAACGATGCGGATCATCGCAACGCTGTTGGAACCCAGTTGGGGTGAGGCCTACGTGTGTGACCACAGCGTTCACACCCAGCCCAAGGAGATACGTCGATTGGTTGGGTACATGCCCGACTTTTTCGGCGTCTACGACGACATGACGGTCGTCGAATACCTGGAATTCTTCGCCGCGTCGTATCGCATCAAGGGAACGGATCGCCGCAAACGTGTCGACGAAATGTTGGACATCGTCGACCTGGATTTCAAACGCGACGCCTACGCCAACACGCTGTCCCGAGGCCAAACGCAGCGTTTGGGTCTGGCACGAACACTGTTGCATGACCCCCAGGTCTTGTTATTGGATGAACCACTGAGCGGCCTGGATCCGCGTGCCCGAATCGAGATGCGGAATCTGCTTCGCAAACTGGGCCAGTTGGGCAAAACGATCATCGTCAGCAGCCACATCCTGCCCGAACTTGCCGATGTCTGTAACAAGGTCGGTATCATCGACAAAGGCGAAATGAAACAGAACGCGACCAAGGACGAAGTGATTCGAATGGTCCGCGAACACACGGTTCTGGAAATCCAACCATCGGTCCGCGATCAGATGTCACGAATCGGCGAATTGCTGGAACATCATGACAAGATCCAGGGCATCGAAACCGGCGACGACATGTTGCGAGTGGTGCTAAAACGTGACGTCACCGATTACGCCGATCTGCCACGTTTGTTGATCGAAAACGGAATCGATCTGAAACGCTTTACCGAAGAAGAACTGGACTTGGAATCGGCCTTCATGGCCTTGACCAAAGGCACCAGCACGCGGATGTGA